In one Elusimicrobium sp. genomic region, the following are encoded:
- a CDS encoding potassium channel family protein yields MPKQHAHQTLKNYLYNTLQFNNSSKVTWGVNALIITLILLTVPIDMIESVPDIHPWLKRWAYHLDLAMTFVFGLEYALRLIVCTEDPHFSRPIIGRIKYMLTPLMLIDLFAISPLFIFGYGAIRLMRVFRILMLMRYTNAIQLMNTVVAEKKGELSVCSAFVLMLWVWSAFMIYRVEHPAQPEVFRNMIDAMWWSLETFTTIGYGDLIPITLEGRLITGVTVALGLVLFAIITAVLTAGIIQEFKKFEHKKNKPQV; encoded by the coding sequence ATGCCCAAACAACACGCGCATCAAACCTTAAAAAATTATCTCTACAACACCTTGCAATTTAATAATTCAAGCAAGGTTACATGGGGGGTTAATGCCCTTATCATCACCCTCATTTTATTAACTGTACCGATTGATATGATAGAAAGCGTGCCCGATATCCACCCTTGGTTAAAACGCTGGGCTTATCATCTGGACTTAGCGATGACATTTGTTTTTGGTTTGGAATATGCCTTGCGCTTAATCGTCTGCACGGAAGACCCACATTTCTCCCGCCCCATAATCGGGCGCATAAAATATATGCTGACTCCGCTTATGTTAATAGATTTATTTGCCATTTCCCCTTTATTTATTTTCGGTTATGGGGCCATACGGTTGATGCGTGTCTTTCGTATTTTAATGCTGATGCGCTACACAAATGCTATCCAACTGATGAATACCGTTGTAGCGGAAAAGAAGGGGGAACTTTCTGTTTGCAGTGCATTTGTACTTATGCTATGGGTATGGAGTGCCTTTATGATTTATCGGGTAGAACACCCGGCACAACCGGAAGTTTTTCGAAATATGATAGATGCCATGTGGTGGTCTTTGGAAACCTTTACCACAATTGGCTACGGAGATTTAATCCCCATTACCTTGGAAGGCCGCCTGATAACAGGGGTAACCGTGGCTTTGGGGTTAGTGCTATTTGCCATTATTACGGCGGTGCTGACGGCCGGAATTATCCAGGAATTTAAAAAGTTCGAACATAAAAAAAATAAGCCGCAGGTATAA
- a CDS encoding NAD-dependent deacylase: MNEFIEAVKLIKQAEYGVVFTGAGVSVESGIAPFTGQGGLWNQYDPKFIEINFFYSNPTQSWEEMKKIFFTDMEESSPNKAHEVIAKLEKKKMVRGVITQNIDGLHQKAGSKNVQEFHGTIHTLSCTCCGKKYGLKEINLQTVPPRCSCGGVLKPDFVFYGEGIPAGAYEKSLEMAQNADVMIIVGTAGQVMPACSLPITAKEWGAKIIEVNPQPSAFTDTITDYYFAEKAGEFFDKLEKEMKL; encoded by the coding sequence ATGAACGAATTCATAGAAGCCGTTAAACTAATCAAACAAGCCGAATATGGGGTTGTTTTTACGGGGGCAGGTGTCAGCGTGGAAAGCGGCATCGCGCCGTTTACGGGCCAAGGAGGTCTGTGGAACCAATACGACCCAAAATTTATTGAAATCAATTTTTTCTACAGTAATCCCACCCAAAGTTGGGAAGAAATGAAAAAGATTTTCTTTACGGATATGGAAGAATCTTCCCCCAACAAAGCACACGAGGTTATTGCCAAATTGGAAAAGAAAAAAATGGTGCGCGGGGTGATTACACAAAATATAGACGGGCTTCACCAAAAAGCCGGCAGTAAAAATGTGCAAGAATTTCACGGTACGATTCATACCCTTTCCTGTACTTGTTGCGGGAAAAAATACGGACTAAAAGAGATAAATTTACAAACGGTTCCCCCCCGTTGTTCCTGCGGGGGCGTGCTAAAGCCGGATTTTGTTTTCTATGGGGAAGGTATCCCCGCAGGGGCCTATGAGAAATCTTTGGAAATGGCCCAAAACGCCGATGTGATGATTATTGTGGGTACGGCAGGGCAGGTAATGCCTGCTTGCAGTTTGCCCATAACAGCCAAGGAGTGGGGTGCCAAAATAATTGAGGTCAACCCGCAACCTTCCGCTTTTACGGATACAATTACCGATTATTACTTTGCCGAAAAAGCCGGTGAGTTTTTTGATAAGTTGGAAAAAGAAATGAAATTATGA
- a CDS encoding hydrolase, producing the protein MKTTITREQALSLLQKYNKEPFHLLHALTVEAVLRWFAGNLGYLEQADFWAVCGLLHDVDFEQFPQEHCQKAPELLAEINAEPELVRAICCHAYGIMTDIKPEHEMEKLLFATDELTGLIGAAARMRPSKSTQDMELSSLKKKFKDKKFAAGCSREVIRQGAEMLGWELDKLLDLTLQAMRETEEKVRHETELLK; encoded by the coding sequence ATGAAAACAACTATTACACGGGAGCAAGCCCTTTCCCTCTTGCAAAAATATAACAAGGAGCCGTTTCATCTGCTCCATGCGCTGACGGTAGAGGCCGTTTTGCGTTGGTTTGCAGGGAACCTCGGCTACTTAGAACAGGCCGACTTTTGGGCCGTTTGCGGCCTTTTACACGATGTGGACTTTGAACAGTTCCCGCAAGAACACTGCCAAAAAGCCCCCGAATTACTGGCCGAAATAAATGCCGAGCCCGAACTGGTACGTGCCATTTGTTGCCATGCGTACGGCATTATGACGGACATAAAACCCGAACACGAAATGGAAAAACTCCTTTTCGCTACCGACGAACTGACAGGGCTTATCGGGGCGGCTGCACGTATGCGGCCGTCTAAAAGTACGCAAGACATGGAACTTTCCAGCCTGAAAAAGAAATTTAAGGATAAAAAATTTGCGGCGGGTTGCTCGCGTGAGGTTATCAGGCAAGGGGCCGAAATGTTGGGTTGGGAGTTGGATAAACTATTGGACTTAACTTTACAAGCCATGCGCGAAACGGAAGAGAAAGTCCGCCACGAAACGGAGTTATTGAAATGA
- a CDS encoding DUF805 domain-containing protein, whose product MIKKALSYLTGPLQRLLDFRGRSNRKEFWLYTIWAIPLWYILFFVLFAGGIATFGDNLSSDAQQSLGWLLLFILTPLMLLVGLGLFLAISARRLHDQNTSAWWLLLLLLPYLGLFIIGILMLFPGTKGENRFGLPPL is encoded by the coding sequence ATGATAAAAAAAGCACTTTCTTATTTAACCGGCCCCCTTCAGCGCCTGCTCGATTTTAGAGGAAGAAGCAACCGTAAGGAATTTTGGTTATATACGATTTGGGCCATCCCCCTGTGGTATATTTTATTTTTTGTATTATTTGCGGGGGGAATAGCAACCTTTGGGGACAACCTTTCGTCCGATGCCCAACAAAGCTTGGGCTGGTTGTTGCTGTTTATTCTAACGCCTTTGATGTTGTTAGTCGGCTTGGGGCTTTTTTTAGCGATTTCTGCGCGCCGCCTGCATGACCAAAACACAAGTGCCTGGTGGTTACTTCTCTTACTGCTTCCCTATTTAGGGCTCTTCATCATAGGTATTTTAATGCTTTTTCCCGGAACTAAGGGAGAAAACCGATTTGGACTACCGCCCCTCTAA
- a CDS encoding pilin, with translation MKQGFTLIELMVVVLIIGILSSVALPQYQKSVEKARAAEALSTLGSLYRQYESCRLEHRDKRQCDQAGDFKNFTIRPPGTKVADECYETKEWRYCPPGQSDIRAYRISSGGIKGVLTIWGYGYGSSGKDCLGTITCDNEDDASFCKTLGFTAKQTGCSGFVKP, from the coding sequence ATGAAACAGGGTTTTACGCTTATTGAACTGATGGTAGTAGTGCTTATTATTGGTATTTTGTCCTCGGTGGCATTACCCCAATATCAAAAATCAGTGGAAAAAGCACGCGCGGCGGAAGCTCTTTCTACTTTGGGGAGTTTGTACCGACAATATGAATCTTGCCGTCTTGAACATCGCGATAAAAGACAGTGCGATCAAGCCGGGGATTTTAAGAATTTTACAATTCGCCCTCCGGGTACTAAAGTTGCCGATGAATGTTATGAAACAAAAGAATGGCGCTATTGCCCGCCTGGTCAATCTGATATTAGAGCCTATCGCATTTCTTCCGGTGGTATTAAAGGTGTTTTGACTATTTGGGGATATGGGTATGGCTCTTCAGGCAAGGATTGCTTGGGTACAATTACCTGTGACAATGAGGACGATGCTTCTTTCTGCAAAACTTTAGGGTTTACTGCCAAACAAACAGGCTGCTCCGGTTTTGTGAAACCTTAA